A window of the Coprobacter fastidiosus genome harbors these coding sequences:
- the uvrC gene encoding excinuclease ABC subunit UvrC: MAETTSEHIKSIIALLPETPGVYQYFDKEGKIIYVGKAKNLKRRVSSYFNKVHDSVKTNVLVRNIRDLKYIVVKTEEDALHLENSLIKEYKPRYNVLLKDDKTYPWITVRNEHFPRVFLTRKVIKDGSKYYGPYANVHLAKTVLELIRTLYPIRTCPHNLTPENIRRGKFKICLQYHIKNCKGACEGLEEEKTYLEYISQVKQILNGNIQQLSEHLLQEMGKLSENLKFEEAQVLKEKYLLLEKYRAKSVIVSTTIHNIDIFSYDEEDDAAFVNYMHIRNGSIVQSFTIEYKKRLDEAKEDILALGIAELRTRFKSLSREIVVPFLPDLEFENVEFIVPQRGDKKKLLEISEQNVKQYKIDKLKQTEKLNPEHRSMKLLKEIQKELCMSKPPVHIECFDNSNIQGSDAVAACVVFKMGKPAKKEYRKYNIKTVVGPDDYASMKEVVRRRYQRLIREEAPLPDLIIADGGKGQMEIIREVIEDELHLEIPIAGLVKNDRHRTSELLFGFPPKVIGIKVQSQLFRLLEQIQNEVHRFAITFHKDKRSKRQIASAFDNIKGIGDKTKTALLKEFKSMKRVKEASFEEIASIIGKAKAKIIIQNLNSQH, encoded by the coding sequence ATGGCAGAAACAACAAGCGAACATATTAAAAGCATCATTGCCCTCCTACCCGAAACTCCTGGCGTGTACCAATATTTCGATAAAGAGGGCAAAATTATTTATGTCGGGAAAGCAAAAAATTTAAAACGCAGAGTATCTTCCTACTTCAATAAAGTTCATGACTCGGTAAAGACGAATGTCTTAGTACGGAATATTCGCGATCTAAAATATATCGTAGTAAAAACCGAAGAAGACGCCCTACATCTTGAAAACAGCCTGATCAAGGAATACAAACCCCGATATAATGTTTTATTGAAAGATGATAAAACATACCCATGGATCACCGTTCGCAATGAGCATTTCCCCAGAGTATTCTTAACCCGAAAAGTTATAAAAGACGGCTCTAAATATTATGGACCGTATGCAAATGTGCATTTAGCAAAAACCGTTCTTGAGCTTATTCGGACACTCTATCCGATACGCACGTGCCCACATAACCTTACTCCGGAAAACATTCGTCGGGGAAAATTCAAGATTTGTCTCCAATATCACATCAAAAATTGCAAAGGCGCATGTGAAGGCCTTGAAGAGGAAAAGACCTATTTAGAATATATTTCTCAAGTAAAACAGATTCTTAACGGCAATATACAGCAATTAAGCGAACACTTGTTACAAGAAATGGGTAAACTATCGGAAAACCTGAAATTCGAAGAAGCTCAAGTCTTAAAAGAGAAATATCTCTTATTAGAAAAATACCGGGCAAAATCAGTCATTGTAAGCACGACAATACATAACATCGACATATTTTCTTACGATGAAGAGGATGATGCCGCATTCGTGAATTACATGCATATCCGCAACGGTTCGATCGTACAAAGTTTCACAATCGAATACAAGAAAAGGCTTGATGAAGCAAAAGAAGATATTCTTGCATTGGGAATCGCAGAATTACGTACTCGCTTTAAGAGTCTGTCTCGTGAAATAGTCGTTCCGTTTCTACCTGATCTTGAATTTGAAAATGTAGAATTTATCGTTCCTCAACGCGGAGACAAGAAAAAATTACTCGAAATATCGGAGCAAAATGTAAAACAATACAAAATCGACAAGCTAAAACAGACAGAAAAGCTTAATCCCGAGCACCGCAGCATGAAGCTGCTTAAAGAAATACAAAAAGAACTCTGCATGAGTAAACCTCCTGTACATATCGAATGCTTCGATAATTCGAATATTCAGGGTAGTGACGCTGTTGCTGCATGCGTCGTATTCAAAATGGGTAAACCGGCAAAAAAAGAATACCGTAAATACAACATAAAAACTGTCGTAGGCCCGGATGATTATGCCTCGATGAAAGAGGTCGTCAGACGCCGTTACCAGCGCCTAATCCGAGAAGAAGCACCTCTTCCCGATCTCATCATTGCAGATGGAGGAAAAGGTCAAATGGAGATAATCAGAGAAGTAATAGAAGATGAACTGCACCTTGAAATTCCTATCGCCGGATTAGTAAAAAATGACCGACACAGAACCTCCGAACTTCTATTCGGGTTTCCCCCCAAAGTAATTGGAATAAAAGTTCAAAGCCAACTTTTCAGACTATTGGAACAGATACAAAATGAAGTACACCGGTTTGCTATTACATTTCATAAAGACAAACGAAGTAAACGCCAAATCGCATCTGCGTTCGATAATATAAAAGGCATAGGAGATAAAACAAAGACCGCCCTCCTGAAAGAATTTAAAAGCATGAAACGAGTTAAAGAAGCGAGTTTCGAGGAGATAGCAAGCATAATCGGTAAAGCCAAAGCCAAAATAATAATACAAAATCTCAACTCTCAACATTAA